One genomic segment of Synechocystis sp. LKSZ1 includes these proteins:
- a CDS encoding PstS family phosphate ABC transporter substrate-binding protein has translation MAMFFVNSRLRAWCKPGLLLGLGLSLFACSGPTKEPITIDGSSTVYPISKAMAEAYQKENPEAPAVEVKFSGTTGGFRQFCEGKTQVSDASRPITQAEIDHCNKNNIRFIELPVAFDALTLVVNPQNTWVTSLTVADLKKMWQPSAENTIKKWNQIQPNFPDKPLTLFGAGTDSGTFDYFTEAIVGKAGASRMDYVKTEDDQITVQGVEQDPNAIGYFGLAYYEKAAKQLKPVAIDSGKGPILPSRETVEKGQYNPLSRPLLVYANLEAAQKNDNLKDFMEFYLTKAPEVVPQVGYIPLPKEGYHLASVTFHNGEVGTVFEGHSQIGLTISELLRKKAKF, from the coding sequence ATGGCTATGTTCTTCGTCAATTCTCGCCTAAGGGCTTGGTGTAAACCCGGCCTACTGCTTGGCCTTGGCTTGAGTCTCTTCGCCTGTAGTGGCCCCACTAAAGAGCCAATTACCATTGATGGTTCTAGTACTGTTTATCCTATTAGCAAAGCGATGGCTGAAGCCTACCAAAAGGAAAATCCTGAGGCCCCAGCGGTAGAGGTAAAATTTTCCGGAACGACCGGCGGCTTTCGTCAGTTTTGTGAAGGCAAAACCCAAGTGAGTGATGCCTCCCGGCCGATCACCCAGGCCGAGATCGACCACTGTAATAAAAATAATATTCGGTTTATTGAATTACCTGTTGCCTTTGATGCGCTGACTTTGGTCGTGAATCCCCAAAATACCTGGGTCACGAGTTTAACGGTGGCCGACCTCAAAAAAATGTGGCAGCCGAGTGCCGAAAATACCATTAAAAAATGGAATCAGATCCAGCCTAATTTTCCTGATAAGCCCCTCACGCTCTTCGGCGCTGGCACAGATTCGGGAACCTTTGATTACTTTACCGAGGCCATTGTCGGGAAAGCTGGGGCCAGTCGCATGGACTACGTTAAAACTGAAGACGATCAAATCACGGTGCAAGGTGTCGAACAAGACCCCAATGCGATTGGTTACTTCGGATTGGCCTACTACGAAAAAGCGGCTAAACAGCTTAAGCCTGTAGCGATTGATAGTGGCAAAGGGCCAATTTTGCCCTCCAGGGAAACCGTGGAGAAGGGCCAGTATAATCCCCTCTCTCGGCCGTTACTGGTTTACGCTAACTTAGAAGCCGCTCAGAAGAATGACAACTTGAAGGACTTTATGGAGTTTTATCTGACCAAGGCCCCGGAAGTTGTGCCCCAGGTTGGCTATATTCCCTTACCCAAAGAAGGCTATCATCTAGCTTCGGTAACGTTTCACAATGGCGAAGTCGGAACAGTTTTTGAGGGCCATTCCCAAATTGGCTTGACTATCAGTGAATTACTACGTAAGAAAGCTAAATTTTAA
- the pstA gene encoding phosphate ABC transporter permease PstA yields the protein MTVFNPNSPDSNLEKELHLPLAWNRNFFSVGMTVVAFVLTGIALLPLFAIIWSITSQGISGLSLEVFIALPAPVGVEGGPNGFANAIVGTLTMVGIGAIISIPIGILTGIFLCEFAAGSTIANSIRFVTVILSSVPSVIVGVFAYGVLVVTTKQFSAIAGGFALGVIMIPIISLTTEEALKLVPVSYRLGSAALGGNKFQTTLKIIVPTAIPGITTGVLLAVARAAGETAPLMFTALFSQFWQEGLMSPTPSLPVLIYNYASSPFPEQNKIAWTASLVLLLLVLITSLLSRLLTRRKHQ from the coding sequence ATGACCGTATTCAATCCCAATTCACCGGATAGCAATCTAGAGAAGGAACTCCACCTTCCCCTTGCTTGGAATCGCAATTTTTTTAGCGTTGGCATGACGGTCGTGGCCTTTGTGCTAACGGGTATTGCTCTATTGCCCCTTTTTGCCATCATTTGGTCTATTACTAGCCAAGGCATTTCCGGATTGTCCTTAGAGGTGTTTATCGCTTTACCGGCACCGGTCGGTGTGGAAGGAGGCCCCAATGGGTTTGCTAATGCCATTGTCGGTACGCTGACCATGGTGGGGATTGGAGCAATTATCAGTATTCCCATCGGTATTTTAACCGGAATTTTTCTGTGTGAGTTTGCGGCCGGTTCGACGATCGCCAATAGTATCCGTTTTGTGACGGTGATTCTCAGTAGTGTTCCTTCCGTCATCGTCGGGGTATTTGCTTACGGGGTTTTGGTGGTCACCACTAAACAATTTTCGGCGATCGCCGGCGGATTTGCCTTAGGGGTCATCATGATCCCCATTATCTCTCTGACAACGGAAGAGGCCCTCAAGCTTGTTCCTGTTTCCTACCGTTTGGGGTCAGCCGCCCTAGGGGGCAACAAGTTTCAAACCACCCTCAAAATCATTGTCCCTACCGCTATTCCGGGGATTACCACGGGCGTTCTGCTAGCGGTTGCTCGGGCGGCAGGGGAGACGGCACCGCTGATGTTTACTGCGCTCTTTAGCCAATTCTGGCAAGAAGGGCTGATGTCACCAACGCCCTCGCTTCCTGTACTCATCTATAACTATGCCAGTTCTCCCTTCCCAGAGCAAAATAAAATTGCTTGGACGGCCTCCTTGGTGTTGCTACTACTGGTATTAATTACAAGCCTATTATCTCGCTTGCTTACACGACGTAAACATCAATAG
- a CDS encoding Rieske 2Fe-2S domain-containing protein, whose amino-acid sequence MTTLLEPPLSSDLLPAGGNDPDRFDWQMAWYPVFYVEDLDKTKLTTFTLLGQNLVIWWEQAASTWRAFVDQCPHRLAPLSEGRLNEQGLLECPYHGWAFSGEGACETIPQQADGGQAHTSQRACAKALATCVHQGLLFIFPGNPERAEKTTVPTIDVLDDDSGEWVCLNTFRDIPYDALTLLENVLDSSHIPYTHHRTVGNRANVGPVELEVVQADRQGFKGVWEEGPRRGTLGRQETTFIAPNLMWHDLTSKQFGRTLTVVYATPIRKGYCRLFARFPFKFPSKFPRLAIKLTPRWYSHLGQNRVLEDDQIFLHWQERYLEQKGGSECFNQAFYLPTKADLFVSQLRQWVNRYQAESFPGQSLSPALSTELLLDRYHAHTQHCASCRQALKTIQRARQVAVLIVTIVLSLLPLLVLSGLSNLFLGLGLSSLLALTAGLWFGLGQLEKSFYQGKPIPPRNQPEKKRR is encoded by the coding sequence ATGACCACTCTGCTTGAGCCCCCATTATCCTCTGATCTACTCCCAGCAGGGGGGAATGACCCTGACCGTTTCGACTGGCAGATGGCCTGGTATCCCGTTTTTTATGTTGAAGATCTCGACAAAACAAAGCTGACGACCTTCACGTTGCTCGGTCAGAACTTGGTGATCTGGTGGGAGCAAGCCGCTAGCACTTGGCGGGCCTTTGTTGATCAATGTCCCCACCGTTTGGCCCCGCTCTCGGAGGGCCGCTTGAATGAACAGGGATTACTGGAATGTCCCTACCACGGCTGGGCTTTTTCGGGAGAAGGGGCCTGTGAAACTATTCCCCAACAGGCCGACGGAGGCCAGGCCCACACCAGTCAACGGGCCTGTGCGAAGGCCCTGGCCACCTGCGTTCACCAGGGATTGCTATTTATCTTTCCCGGCAATCCGGAACGAGCGGAGAAAACCACGGTTCCCACCATTGATGTGCTCGATGACGATTCTGGGGAATGGGTCTGCCTCAATACCTTTCGAGATATTCCCTACGATGCCCTGACTTTGTTGGAAAATGTGTTGGATTCGAGCCATATTCCCTACACTCACCACCGCACCGTGGGCAATCGGGCCAATGTCGGGCCGGTAGAGTTAGAAGTGGTTCAGGCAGACCGCCAGGGCTTTAAAGGGGTTTGGGAAGAAGGGCCTAGACGGGGCACCCTGGGCCGTCAGGAAACGACCTTTATCGCCCCCAACCTAATGTGGCACGACCTTACCTCCAAGCAATTTGGCCGTACCCTCACCGTGGTCTATGCCACCCCGATCCGCAAGGGCTATTGCCGTCTATTTGCCCGCTTTCCCTTCAAATTTCCGTCTAAATTTCCCCGTCTAGCGATTAAATTAACCCCCCGTTGGTATTCCCACCTGGGCCAAAACCGTGTCCTAGAAGATGATCAAATTTTTCTCCATTGGCAGGAGCGGTATCTAGAACAAAAGGGCGGTAGTGAGTGTTTTAATCAGGCCTTTTACCTACCCACCAAGGCCGACCTTTTTGTATCCCAATTGCGCCAATGGGTGAACCGCTATCAAGCTGAATCCTTCCCTGGCCAGTCTCTCTCTCCAGCCCTGAGCACAGAGCTATTGTTGGATCGCTACCATGCCCACACCCAGCACTGTGCCAGTTGTCGCCAGGCCCTTAAAACTATCCAACGGGCCCGACAGGTTGCAGTGTTGATTGTAACTATCGTTCTGAGCCTTCTGCCCTTGCTGGTACTCAGTGGTTTATCCAACCTCTTTCTGGGCCTGGGGCTAAGTAGTTTACTAGCCCTAACGGCTGGCCTCTGGTTTGGCCTGGGCCAATTGGAAAAATCCTTCTACCAAGGCAAACCCATCCCGCCCCGCAATCAGCCCGAGAAAAAGCGCCGTTAG
- a CDS encoding ABC transporter permease, which produces MNLLRVWVIAANGFREVIRDRILYVIGFFAILMALALRILPEISVGADGKIFLDLGLAATSLLGAIVAIFVGTGLINKEIEKRTVLVLIPKPISRTEFLVGKHLGLSAVLAVMIGVMTVIYLGMLVWAKIPFSLTSLLISQAFLLLECAVLTAVAILFGVFTSSILATLFSFGVYFMGHISRDLLKLGEIAKNESIAEITRSLYLVLPNLERFNLKNEAVYGILPTSIELWSNLLYGVLYIVLLLTLANLIFARRQF; this is translated from the coding sequence ATGAATCTACTCCGGGTATGGGTGATCGCCGCCAATGGTTTTCGAGAGGTGATCCGCGACCGCATTTTATATGTCATTGGCTTTTTTGCCATTTTGATGGCCCTGGCTCTACGCATCTTGCCAGAAATTTCCGTTGGGGCCGATGGCAAAATTTTTCTAGATCTGGGCCTAGCCGCGACCTCCCTATTGGGGGCCATTGTGGCGATTTTTGTCGGCACCGGCCTGATCAATAAGGAAATTGAAAAACGCACGGTGTTGGTACTCATCCCCAAGCCGATTAGTCGCACGGAGTTTTTGGTGGGAAAACATCTGGGACTGTCGGCGGTTTTAGCTGTCATGATTGGCGTAATGACGGTGATTTACCTGGGAATGTTGGTATGGGCCAAAATTCCCTTTTCCTTAACCAGTCTGCTAATTTCCCAGGCTTTTCTATTATTGGAATGTGCAGTACTGACCGCCGTAGCTATTCTCTTTGGGGTTTTTACCAGCTCTATTCTGGCTACCCTATTCAGTTTCGGAGTTTACTTCATGGGTCACATTAGTCGTGACTTACTGAAATTGGGGGAAATTGCCAAAAATGAAAGTATTGCCGAAATCACCCGCTCCCTGTACCTGGTTCTGCCCAATTTAGAACGCTTTAATCTCAAAAATGAAGCCGTCTATGGCATCCTACCTACGAGTATCGAGCTATGGAGTAATCTGCTCTACGGGGTATTATATATTGTGCTGTTATTGACCCTGGCGAACCTGATATTCGCTCGGCGACAATTTTAA
- the pstB gene encoding phosphate ABC transporter ATP-binding protein PstB, translating into MNTENSMSSGENLIPAIQATGMGFYYGTKKVLEGVSMIIPQYKVTAMIGPSGCGKSTFLKSLNRIGELEGAVKVTGKVEFLGQDIYAQNVNLNTLRRQIGMVFQRPNPFPASIYDNIVYGVKIFQKKTRAELDEIVEMALQGAAIWDEVKDSLQKSALGLSGGQQQRLCIARALAVKPKVLLMDEPCSALDPISTLKVEELIKTLRDQLTIAIVTHNMQQASRVSDYTAFFNTDESRIGQLVEFDYTEKIFTDPSNEKTRDYVAGRFG; encoded by the coding sequence ATGAACACCGAAAACTCCATGTCTTCTGGAGAAAACCTCATTCCGGCTATCCAAGCAACGGGCATGGGATTTTATTATGGAACCAAAAAAGTTTTGGAAGGGGTCTCCATGATCATCCCCCAATATAAAGTCACTGCCATGATTGGCCCGTCGGGGTGCGGTAAATCAACTTTCCTCAAATCCCTCAATCGTATCGGTGAACTGGAGGGAGCCGTCAAAGTCACCGGCAAGGTAGAGTTTTTAGGTCAAGATATTTACGCCCAGAACGTCAATCTTAATACCCTTCGTCGTCAGATTGGCATGGTATTCCAGCGTCCCAATCCTTTCCCGGCCAGTATTTACGACAATATTGTCTATGGGGTTAAAATTTTCCAAAAGAAGACTCGCGCTGAGCTAGATGAAATTGTTGAAATGGCATTGCAAGGCGCAGCCATTTGGGATGAAGTCAAAGACAGCTTACAAAAATCTGCCCTTGGGCTATCTGGGGGACAACAACAGCGACTTTGCATCGCCCGCGCCTTGGCAGTGAAACCCAAAGTGCTATTGATGGACGAACCCTGTTCAGCCCTTGACCCCATTTCCACTCTTAAAGTCGAAGAACTGATCAAAACCCTGCGGGATCAACTAACCATTGCCATTGTGACCCACAACATGCAGCAGGCGTCGCGAGTATCTGACTATACCGCCTTCTTCAATACTGATGAAAGCCGGATTGGACAATTGGTGGAATTCGATTACACTGAAAAGATCTTTACCGATCCCAGCAATGAAAAGACTCGGGATTACGTTGCAGGTCGTTTTGGTTAA
- the hemJ gene encoding protoporphyrinogen oxidase HemJ, giving the protein MAYYWFKAFHIIGFVVWFAGLFYLVRLFVYHAEAKQEGEPVQTILAKQYTLMEKRLYNIITTPGMAVTVAMAIGLISTEPEILKSGWLHIKLTFVALLLVYHFYCGRVMKQLEQGTSTWTGQQFRALNEAPTLLLVVIVLLAVFKNNLPLDATTWLIVALVVAMAASIQLYAKKRRRDQESLALQESLPE; this is encoded by the coding sequence ATGGCCTACTATTGGTTTAAAGCTTTTCATATTATTGGTTTTGTTGTCTGGTTTGCAGGCCTCTTTTATTTAGTTCGCTTGTTTGTTTATCATGCTGAAGCCAAGCAGGAAGGGGAACCCGTCCAAACCATTTTGGCCAAGCAATATACCTTGATGGAAAAGCGTCTCTATAACATCATTACCACGCCCGGAATGGCCGTGACGGTCGCAATGGCCATCGGCCTAATTTCCACGGAGCCGGAGATCCTTAAGTCGGGTTGGCTCCATATCAAGTTAACCTTTGTTGCTCTCCTGCTGGTTTATCACTTTTACTGTGGTCGAGTGATGAAACAATTGGAACAGGGTACGTCTACCTGGACAGGACAACAGTTCCGGGCCTTGAATGAGGCCCCTACTCTGCTGTTAGTGGTGATTGTGCTCTTGGCTGTTTTTAAAAACAACTTGCCCCTAGACGCAACAACTTGGTTAATTGTGGCCCTGGTCGTTGCGATGGCGGCGTCGATCCAACTCTATGCCAAAAAACGTCGCCGCGATCAAGAAAGCCTGGCCCTGCAGGAAAGTTTGCCAGAATAA
- the pgm gene encoding phosphoglucomutase (alpha-D-glucose-1,6-bisphosphate-dependent), translated as MAAKLHPLAGQPAPADSLINVPQLLDDYYRLQPDPDNSLQQVSFGTSGHRGSSANATFNEAHILAVSQAVAEYRASQGINGPLFLGMDSHALSEPAQKTALEVLAAHGVEVCLTTVNDHRRFTPTPAVSHAILSYNQGKTSGLADGIIITPSHNPPGDGGFKYNPPSGGPAEPEITKWVQNRANELLKQGNQGVKRLSYEKALQASTTHEFDFVTPYVNDLDKILDLEVIRASGIHLGVDPLGGSNVGYWASIAERYGLNLTVINPTVDPTFGFMTLDWDGKIRMDCSSPYAMASLVRLKDDYAVAFGNDTDSDRHGIVTPSVGLMNPNHFLSVAIWYLFTHRQQWSGLSAIGKTLVSSSMIDRVGKEIGRKVYEVPVGFKWFVGGLLDGSFGFGGEESAGASFLKKNGTVWTTDKDGIIMDLLAAEITAQTGKDPGQHYQDLTARLGNPIYQRVDAPATPEQKAKLSKLSPEAVTATILAGDPITAKLTQAPGNQAPIGGLKVTTDAGWFAARPSGTENVYKIYAESFKDEAHLQQIFTEAEAIVTASIA; from the coding sequence ATGGCCGCAAAACTCCATCCCCTGGCAGGACAGCCCGCTCCCGCGGATAGTCTGATCAATGTGCCACAGCTCTTAGACGACTATTACCGACTCCAGCCTGACCCCGACAATTCCCTGCAACAGGTGAGTTTTGGTACTTCCGGCCACCGGGGTTCGTCCGCCAACGCCACCTTTAATGAGGCCCATATTCTGGCAGTCTCTCAAGCCGTAGCCGAATACCGCGCCAGTCAAGGCATTAATGGCCCGCTTTTTCTGGGGATGGATAGCCATGCGCTTTCGGAACCTGCCCAAAAAACGGCCCTGGAAGTGCTAGCGGCCCATGGGGTTGAAGTTTGTTTGACCACCGTTAACGATCACCGTCGCTTTACCCCGACTCCCGCCGTCTCCCACGCCATCCTGAGCTACAACCAGGGCAAAACCTCCGGCCTGGCCGATGGCATTATCATCACCCCCTCCCACAACCCCCCTGGCGATGGCGGTTTTAAATACAATCCCCCCAGTGGCGGGCCAGCGGAACCGGAAATTACCAAATGGGTGCAGAATCGGGCTAACGAACTACTCAAGCAAGGCAACCAAGGGGTTAAGCGTCTCAGCTACGAAAAGGCCCTGCAAGCCAGCACCACCCACGAATTTGACTTTGTCACACCCTACGTTAACGACCTCGACAAAATTTTAGACCTGGAGGTGATTCGGGCCTCGGGTATTCACCTTGGTGTTGATCCCCTGGGGGGGTCCAATGTGGGCTACTGGGCAAGCATTGCCGAACGCTATGGTTTAAATTTGACGGTGATCAACCCCACCGTTGACCCCACCTTTGGCTTTATGACTCTGGACTGGGATGGCAAAATCCGCATGGATTGCTCCTCTCCCTACGCCATGGCTAGTTTAGTGAGATTAAAAGATGACTATGCTGTTGCTTTTGGCAATGATACTGATTCTGATCGTCATGGCATTGTTACTCCGAGCGTCGGATTAATGAATCCCAACCATTTCCTCTCGGTAGCAATTTGGTATCTCTTTACCCATCGACAACAATGGTCTGGCCTGAGTGCCATTGGCAAAACATTGGTAAGCAGTAGCATGATTGACCGGGTAGGCAAGGAAATTGGCCGCAAGGTTTACGAAGTACCTGTGGGCTTCAAATGGTTTGTGGGGGGACTGTTGGATGGTTCCTTTGGCTTTGGCGGAGAAGAAAGTGCCGGTGCGTCCTTCCTGAAGAAAAATGGCACTGTCTGGACAACCGATAAGGACGGCATCATTATGGATCTGCTAGCGGCGGAAATTACGGCCCAGACGGGCAAAGACCCTGGTCAACATTACCAAGACCTCACCGCTCGTTTGGGGAACCCCATTTATCAACGGGTGGATGCCCCAGCAACACCGGAGCAAAAGGCTAAATTGAGCAAGCTGTCCCCTGAAGCTGTCACGGCTACGATCCTGGCGGGAGACCCAATTACGGCCAAGCTGACCCAGGCCCCTGGCAATCAGGCCCCCATTGGCGGACTAAAAGTCACCACCGATGCGGGTTGGTTCGCGGCCCGGCCCTCGGGGACAGAAAATGTCTATAAAATCTATGCCGAAAGCTTTAAAGACGAAGCCCATCTCCAGCAAATTTTCACCGAAGCCGAGGCCATTGTCACCGCTTCCATTGCCTAA
- the ilvC gene encoding ketol-acid reductoisomerase, translated as MQEGDRFMAQMYYDQDANLELLAGKTVAIIGYGSQGHAHALNLKESGVNVVVGLYAGSKSAAKAEAAGLKVLSVAEAARVADWVMILLPDEVQKTIYEAEIAPHLVEGNVLSFAHGFNINFGQIVPPSFVDVVMVAPKGPGHLVRRTYTQGQGVPALFAVYQDATGQARQRAMAYAKGIGGTRAGILETTFREETETDLFGEQVVLCGGLTALIKAGFDTLVEAGYQPELAYFECLHEVKLIVDLIVEGGLAKMRDSISNTAEYGDLTRGPRIITDDTRAEMRQILKEIQTGQFAREFVLENQAGKPGFTAMRRRESEELIEEVGKDLRAMFSWLKEQ; from the coding sequence TTGCAGGAAGGAGACCGTTTCATGGCTCAAATGTATTATGATCAAGACGCTAATTTAGAATTATTGGCCGGCAAGACCGTGGCCATTATTGGCTATGGTTCCCAGGGCCACGCCCATGCCCTTAATCTCAAGGAAAGTGGCGTTAATGTGGTGGTTGGCCTCTACGCCGGCAGTAAATCCGCCGCTAAAGCCGAAGCGGCTGGCCTGAAGGTGCTATCGGTGGCCGAGGCGGCCCGCGTGGCCGACTGGGTCATGATCCTATTACCCGATGAAGTTCAAAAAACTATCTATGAAGCGGAGATTGCGCCCCACCTAGTAGAAGGCAACGTCCTCTCCTTTGCCCACGGTTTTAATATCAATTTTGGCCAGATCGTCCCCCCCAGTTTTGTCGATGTGGTCATGGTGGCCCCCAAAGGCCCTGGCCATTTAGTCCGTCGTACCTACACCCAGGGCCAGGGGGTTCCGGCCCTCTTCGCGGTCTATCAAGATGCCACTGGTCAAGCACGGCAACGGGCCATGGCCTACGCCAAGGGCATTGGTGGTACCCGAGCCGGTATTTTAGAAACCACCTTCCGGGAAGAAACAGAAACCGACCTCTTTGGCGAACAAGTTGTCCTCTGTGGCGGTTTAACGGCTCTGATCAAGGCAGGCTTTGATACCCTCGTCGAAGCCGGTTATCAGCCGGAATTGGCTTATTTTGAATGTCTGCACGAAGTGAAGCTGATTGTGGACTTGATTGTGGAAGGCGGCCTGGCCAAGATGCGGGATAGCATTTCCAACACTGCCGAATACGGAGACCTGACCCGTGGCCCTCGCATTATCACCGACGACACCCGAGCTGAAATGCGGCAAATCCTCAAGGAAATCCAAACTGGCCAATTTGCACGGGAATTTGTCCTGGAAAACCAAGCGGGCAAACCGGGCTTTACGGCCATGCGTCGTCGGGAATCGGAAGAGCTGATCGAAGAAGTCGGCAAGGATCTGCGGGCCATGTTTAGCTGGCTCAAGGAACAGTAA
- the pstC gene encoding phosphate ABC transporter permease subunit PstC encodes MVNPSPVSDVDITVSTGYAKIFDFIFKQLVWGCAFLVALILLWIAWIVFQDAQLAIHDFGIGFLFSKDWNVSEEKFGGLPYIYGSIVSSFIALIFAVPLGLAVAILTSENFLPQSIRTPIGFMVELIASIPSVIIGLWGIFVFIPVLMPLQQFLFKAFGWIPLFSSEPFGPSMLMAGLILSVMILPTIGAISRDVLLAVPPQLRSASMALGATRWETIWLTLLPTASSGIVGATILALGRALGETMAVTMVIGNSDIINISLLAPGYTIPAVMVNQFAEATGELHIGALMYLALVLFVITLGVNSLAILLVQTIQRRTQGA; translated from the coding sequence ATGGTGAATCCTTCTCCCGTATCAGATGTTGATATTACCGTTTCCACGGGCTACGCGAAGATTTTTGATTTCATCTTCAAGCAATTAGTCTGGGGCTGTGCTTTTTTAGTGGCCCTTATTTTATTGTGGATTGCTTGGATTGTCTTTCAGGATGCCCAGTTGGCTATCCATGATTTTGGGATTGGCTTTTTATTTAGCAAAGACTGGAATGTCTCAGAAGAGAAATTTGGGGGACTTCCCTATATCTATGGCTCGATTGTGAGTTCCTTCATTGCACTAATTTTTGCCGTCCCTTTGGGCCTCGCGGTGGCAATCCTCACCAGTGAAAATTTTCTGCCCCAATCCATTCGGACTCCCATCGGATTCATGGTGGAACTCATTGCCTCCATTCCGAGTGTCATCATTGGTTTATGGGGGATTTTCGTTTTCATTCCGGTGTTAATGCCCCTGCAGCAGTTCCTCTTTAAAGCTTTTGGCTGGATTCCCCTATTTAGCTCAGAGCCCTTTGGCCCCAGTATGTTAATGGCCGGGCTTATTTTATCTGTGATGATCTTACCCACCATTGGCGCCATCAGTCGCGATGTTCTGTTAGCCGTTCCCCCCCAATTGCGGAGTGCTTCGATGGCCTTGGGGGCAACCCGATGGGAAACCATTTGGCTGACCTTACTGCCAACGGCTAGCTCTGGGATCGTAGGGGCCACGATCTTGGCCTTGGGTCGCGCTTTGGGAGAAACCATGGCCGTCACGATGGTCATCGGAAATTCCGACATTATCAATATTTCGTTATTGGCCCCAGGCTATACGATTCCGGCGGTGATGGTAAACCAATTTGCCGAAGCAACGGGGGAACTGCACATTGGTGCCTTGATGTACTTGGCATTAGTCCTTTTTGTTATCACCCTTGGGGTCAATAGCCTCGCGATTTTGTTAGTGCAAACTATCCAGCGTCGAACCCAAGGCGCATAA
- the pstS gene encoding phosphate ABC transporter substrate-binding protein PstS: MALLSPSFTKTVTLSTVAVLSLGAVGQAAYAGTLNGAGASFPAPLYQRYFADYKAQTGTTVNYNSVGSGAGIRQFIGETVDFGASDAPLTDKDKSQMKRGVITVPTAGGAVAVVYNLAGKKVQLSRDVLPKIFMGQITNWNQVDPKLPSKPIRVVVRADGSGTTEIFTSHLATISSDFKSKVGANKEPNWGFQVLKGPKNDGVAALVKQTDGAIGYVQDTYARKNEGPTMQTAKVQNKAGQYVEPSLAQANKAIANAKFDANFVADVNDPPSGYPIVGITWLLVYKDYKDPGTAKDMKALINWIMTKGQAINPQLEFTQIPAAVTKKVIAEVNKIK, from the coding sequence ATGGCGTTACTTTCTCCATCCTTCACTAAAACCGTAACCCTATCTACGGTTGCCGTTCTATCTTTGGGCGCTGTTGGTCAGGCCGCTTATGCGGGGACACTCAACGGTGCAGGCGCTAGCTTCCCTGCTCCTTTGTACCAACGCTACTTCGCCGACTACAAGGCACAAACTGGAACGACCGTTAACTATAACTCTGTGGGAAGTGGTGCTGGTATTCGCCAATTCATCGGTGAAACCGTTGACTTTGGTGCCTCTGATGCGCCTTTAACCGACAAAGATAAATCCCAAATGAAGCGGGGGGTCATCACCGTTCCCACCGCCGGTGGTGCCGTTGCCGTCGTCTACAACTTAGCCGGCAAAAAGGTTCAGCTCTCTAGAGATGTCCTTCCTAAAATTTTCATGGGTCAAATCACCAACTGGAATCAAGTTGACCCTAAACTTCCCAGTAAGCCCATCCGCGTTGTTGTCCGAGCAGATGGTAGTGGTACCACGGAAATCTTTACCAGCCACCTAGCAACCATCAGCTCTGACTTTAAGAGCAAAGTTGGGGCCAACAAAGAACCCAACTGGGGTTTCCAAGTTCTAAAAGGCCCCAAAAATGATGGCGTTGCGGCCCTCGTCAAGCAAACCGATGGTGCTATCGGCTACGTTCAGGATACCTACGCTCGTAAAAATGAAGGCCCTACGATGCAAACCGCTAAAGTTCAAAACAAAGCGGGACAGTACGTTGAGCCCAGCCTAGCCCAGGCCAACAAGGCGATCGCCAATGCGAAGTTTGATGCCAATTTTGTGGCAGATGTTAACGACCCCCCAAGTGGTTACCCCATCGTTGGGATTACCTGGTTGTTGGTTTACAAAGACTATAAAGATCCTGGAACCGCTAAAGATATGAAGGCGTTAATCAACTGGATCATGACCAAGGGCCAAGCCATCAATCCCCAACTCGAATTTACCCAAATTCCCGCGGCTGTTACCAAAAAAGTAATAGCTGAAGTGAACAAAATCAAATAG